From the genome of Labrus bergylta chromosome 12, fLabBer1.1, whole genome shotgun sequence, one region includes:
- the slc6a17 gene encoding sodium-dependent neutral amino acid transporter SLC6A17, whose translation MPKNTKVTQREHSNEAVTESVADLLSLEHPMDYKSSQISMGLSPGSTAPVKALLPSPDPDAEDGRPAWNNKMEYILAQVGFSVGLGNVWRFPYLCQKNGGGAYLVPYFILLLLIGIPLFFLELAVGQRIRRGSIGVWNYVYPQLGGIGVSSLMVCGFVGLYYNVIIGWSIFYFFKSFQYPLPWAECPIMINGTQAMVVPECEKSSATTYFWYRQALNITSSINDTGGLNWRMTLALLVAWIMVCLAVIKGIQSSGKVMYFSSLFPYVVLFCFLVRGLLLKGAVDGIAHMFTPKLEKMLEPQVWREAATQVFFALGLGFGGVIAFSSYNKRDNNCHFDAALVSVINFVTSILATLVVFAVLGFKANIMNEKCVVDNAEKILGFLNTGVLSKELIPPHINFSQLSAQDYAEMYGVIKTVKDENFGQLGLDACILEDELNKAVQGTGLAFIAFTEAMTHFPASPFWSVMFFFMLINLGLGSMIGTMTGITTPILDTFKIRKEILCVACCVIAFLLGLLFVQRSGNYFVTMFDDYSAGLPLTVVVILENISVAWIYGTKRFMQDLEDMLGFRPYSFYYYMWRYVSPAILVLLIIATVIEMAVSPAGYNAWVESEGAESFHSYPPWALAMAYALIVAAMLPLPLVFIARHFNLISDGSNKLSVSYRKGMMKDMSNLEEQDEQRFILSKNPSEAPSPMPPHRTLLGPGGAHEMTNTNYGTSTKTGYQNIGSPESEL comes from the exons ATGCCAAAGAACACTAAGGTGACCCAGCGGGAGCACAGCAATGAGGCGGTCACTGAGTCTGTGGCTGACCTGCTGTCCTTGGAGCACCCAATGGACTATAAGAGCAGTCAGATTAGCATGGGTCTGAGTCCTGGCTCCACAGCTCCAGTTAAGGCCCTGCTGCCCTCCCCTGACCCGGACGCTGAGGATGGCAGGCCGGCCTGGAACAACAAGATGGAGTACATCCTGGCCCAGGTGGGCTTCTCTGTGGGCCTGGGCAACGTTTGGAGGTTCCCCTACCTGTGCCAGAAGAATGGTGGAG GTGCATACCTGGTGCCCTactttatcctcctcctcctcatcggCATCCCCCTGTTCTTCTTGGAGCTGGCTGTGGGTCAGAGGATCAGGCGGGGTAGCATCGGGGTGTGGAACTACGTCTACCCACAGCTGGGAGGTATCGGGGTCTCCAGTCTCATG gttTGTGGTTTTGTGGGCCTCTACTACAATGTGATTATCGGCTGGAGCATCTTCTACTTCTTCAAGTCTTTCCAGTATCCACTGCCTTGGGCTGAGTGCCCCATCATGATAAATGGAACTCAAGCCA TGGTAGTGCCAGAGTGTGAGAAGAGCTCAGCCACCACTTACTTCTGGTACCGGCAGGCTCTCAACATCACCAGCTCTATCAATGACACAGGCGGCCTCAACTGGAGGATGACCCTGGCTCTGCTGGTGGCCTGGATCATGGTCTGTCTGGCTGTCATCAAGGGCATCCAGTCTTCTGGGAAG GTGATGTACTTCAGCTCTCTCTTCCCGTACGTCGTGCTCTTCTGTTTCCTCGTGCGAGGCCTGCTGCTGAAGGGAGCTGTAGACGGCATTGCTCACATGTTCACCCCCAAG ctgGAAAAAATGTTGGAGCCACAGGTGTGGAGGGAAGCAGCCACGCAGGTTTTCTTTGCTCTCGGTCTGGGCTTTGGAGGTGTCATCGCTTTCTCCAGCTACAACAAGCGAGACAACAACTGCCACTTTGATGCAGCGCTCGTCTCCGTCATTAACTTCGTTACCTCCATCCTGGCCACTTTAGTTGTGTTTGCTGTCCTGGGTTTCAAAGCCAACATCATGAATGAGAAGTGTGTTGTTGA CAATGCAGAGAAGATCCTGGGCTTCCTGAACACAGGTGTGCTGAGCAAAGAGCTCATCCCTCCTCACATCAACTTCTCCCAACTGTCGGCCCAGGACTATGCAGAGATGTACGGCGTCATTAAGACAGTGAAGGATGAAAACTTCGGACAGCTGGGCCTGGATGCCTGCATACTGGAGGATGAACTCAACAAG GCGGTTCAGGGCACCGGACTTGCCTTCATCGCCTTCACAGAGGCCATGACacattttcctgccagccccttcTGGTCCGTCATGTTCTTCTTCATGCTGATCAACTTAGGTCTGGGAAGTATGATTGGCACCATGACTGGCATCACCACACCCATACTGGACACTTTCAAGATCCGCAAAGAGATTTTATGTG TGGCGTGCTGTGTCATCGCCTTCCTGTTAGGCCTGCTGTTTGTGCAGCGTTCAGGAAATTACTTTGTCACCATGTTCGACGATTACTCGGCTGGTTTGCCTCTCACTGTGGTGGTGATCCTGGAGAACATCTCTGTGGCCTGGATCTACGGCACAAAGAG GTTCATGCAGGACCTGGAAGACATGCTTGGTTTCAGGCCGTACTCTTTTTATTACTACATGTGGAGGTATGTGTCTCCAGCTATTCTTGTGTTGCTCATCATTGCCACCGTCATCGAGATGGCCGTCAGCCCTGCAGGATACAATGCCTGGGTGGAATCTGAG GGTGCAGAGAGTTTCCATAGCTACCCACCCTGGGCGTTAGCCATGGCCTACGCCCTCATTGTGGCGGCAATGCTGCCTTTACCCCTCGTCTTCATCGCCCGCCACTTCAATCTGATCTCAGACGGCTCCAACAAGCTGTCCGTCTCCTACCGTAAAGGGATGATGAAGGACATGTCCAACCTGGAAGAGCAGGACGAGCAACGCTTCATCCTCAGTAAGAACCCCAGCGAGGCTCCCTCCCCGATGCCCCCGCACCGCACCTTGCTGGGCCCCGGCGGTGCCCACGAGATGACCAACACCAACTACGGCACCAGCACCAAGACGGGCTACCAGAACATAGGCTCACCTGAGTCTGAGTTATGA